The DNA region TCCTTTCCTGCAAAATTAACTTTGTTTTTGCACGAAAGGTTCAAACATTTTAATGGCGATCCAAACAAAGGATTAACTATCATTCCGTGTGAATTGATTAACTATAATTCGGAAACTTTAAAAGAAATTTTATTAAAACATGTAATCGATTACAATTTAAGTAATGGCTTTAAAGCATGGTTGTTAAATCACAACAGTTTCCACAGCACTTTGGTCGATAGAATTGTACCGGGCTACCCAAAAGATGAGATAGAATCTTATAATGCTCAGCTAGATTATCAAGATAGTTTAATAGTAGCAGCCGAAGCATTCCTTTTATGGGTTATTGAAGGTGGTGACGACCTGAAAGCCAAATTACCATTCCATAAAACCGATTTGGACGTTAAAATTGTTGATGATATGCAGCCGTACCGTACTAGAAAGGTGCGTATTCTTAACGGTGCGCATACCGCTATGGTGCCTTTTTCGTTGCTTTACGGAAACAAAACGGTGAAACAATCTGTTGATAATGAGTTTACAGGGAAGTTTATCAACGAAGCCGTTTTTAACGAAATTATCGATACATTGGAAATGGACCGTGAGGAGTTGAACAGCTTCGCAGATGAAATTTTCGACCGTTTTAGAAACCCATTTATTATTCATAACTTATCAAGTATTGCCTTAAACTCCATTTCAAAATTCAAAGTTAGAGTGTTGCCAAGTTTATTGGGCTATATTGATGTGCACGGTAAATTACCAACAAACTTAACCTTTGCGTTTGCCTGCTTGATTAGATTTTATAAAGGGACTTGGAAAGGAGGGAGCCTTCCAGTACAGGATGGCGACGATATTGTAGCCAATTTTGCAAAAATTTGGGAATCTAACGACTACGAAAAAGTAGCCAAAGAAGCCTTGAGTATAGAAGAATACTGGGGTGGAGATTTAACAAAAGTTGAAAAATTAACCAGCGCAGTAGCCTTGGCTTTAAAAGAAATTGAAGCTAATGGAGTAGAGGAAGGTTTTGCTAACTACAGTAAAACATACTAAAAAAATAAATTTAATCCATTTACAGGATGCAAAAGAAACTTATAAAAGTAAATTCATCCGATAACGTTGCCGTTGCTTTGGTGAATTTGAAGGCTGGTGAAGTAATACCCTTTGAGGGCGAGGATATAAAGATTCTTTCCGATGTTAAATCGAAGCACAAAATAGCTTTGGAAAAATTTGAATCGGGCGCCCGTATTATCATGTACGGTGTGTTGGTTGGTTCGGCAAACGGTGTTATTGAAAAAGGCGACGTGTTGACTACCGAAAACGTAAAGCACCAAATTGAAAAGGTTTTCGAGAAAACCGAATCCTTTAGCTGGACGCCACCAAATGTTGATAAGTGGAAAGACCGTACCTTTATGGGCTACCATAGGGAAGACGGACAAGTAGGAACCGAGAACGTTTGGTTGTTTTTCCCATTGGTATTCTGCGAAAACAAGAATATTGAAAAACTAAAGGAAATATTTGAAAGAGAGCTTTTAAAGAAAAAAGTGAATCCGCATCAAATGTTGTTACGTTCATTGGTAAGCGGCGGAGATGATGTTGAGGTTGTTGAAGAACCGAAAGACGTTTTTGAAAACCTGGACGTAAAATTTATTACCCACCCCGGAGGATGCGGTGGTATCCGTCAAGATTCAGAAGTGTTGGCCAAACTTTTGGCCGGTTATGTTAACAACCCTAACGTAGCGGGTGCGACAGTACTAAGTTTAGGATGCCAAAATTTACAAATAAGTATTTTTAAAGATGCTTTAGATGCCATTAACCCTAATCTGAATAAGCCTGTTTTAATATACGAACAGCAACAAATGGGGACGGTAGATGAAATGCTATCAATAATCGTTAAAGATTCGTTCCTAGCGATGAAAGAAGCCAACAACATACAACGTAAACCAGCACCATTATCAAAATTAAAGGTAGGTTTGGAATGTGGAGGTTCTGATGGTTTTTCAGGTATTTCTGCAAACCCGACTTTGGGAGCGGTTTCAGACTTATTGGTGGCTTTAAAAGGAACAGCTGTTTTAGCCGAATTCCCAGAATTATGCGGGGTGGAGCAAGAATTGGTTAACCGATGTGTTGATGAGAAAGATGGCGAGAAGTTTTTAGAACTGATGAAGTCTTATGAAAAATCGGTTGTCGCTGCAGGTTCAGGTTTCGATATGAATCCGTCGCCAGGAAACATAAAGGACGGATTGATTACCGATGCCATGAAATCGGCCGGAGCAGCAAAAAAAGGAGGCACTTCGCCCGTTGTTAGTGTTTTAGATTACGCCGAATATATTCACAAACCTGGGTTGAACTTATTGTGTACTCCTGGAAACGATGTAGAGAGTACAACAGGTTTAGTGGGGTCTGGCGCAAACGTAGTGTTGTTTACAACGGGTTTGGGAACGCCAACAGGAAATCCTATTGCACCGATTATTAAGGTGTCATCTAATACCGAACTAAAGGAAAAAATGTTTGATATTATAGATATTGAAACCGGAGCGGTTATCCGTGGCGAAAAAACGATTGATGAAATGGCTGAGGAAATGCTGGATTTCATTATCGAGGTGGCTAGCGGAAGAATAAAAACCAAAGCCAAACTGTTGAGCCAGGACGACTTTATTCCTTGGAAAAGAGGCGTATCGCTTTAATAGTTTTAAAAAGAAAAAACTAATGTAAATATAAAACCAAGATTAGTAATGATCTTGGTTTTTTGCTTCTATGTAATTGAATAGGGATTTACGCTGTTACTGCCGGTGAAAGGGAAGATTTCCTAATCATCAATTCTGGACTCAGTACTACATGCTTTTCAGATTTAATTTTACTGTCGTTATTTACTTCTTCCAAAAATACTTTGGCGACAATTCGTCCCATTTCGGTTGGTGATTGATCTACTGAAGAAATTGAAAGTTCCATAAATTTGGTAAATGGCTCATTACTAAAACCAACCACACTTATATCTTCAGGTATTTTATAGCCCTGCTCCAAAATTTCCTGAATGGCTCCCAACGCTGAAAAATCACTTACAGAGAAAATGGCATCGGGCGGTTCTTTCATTTCTAGAAGCTTTTTGGCTACTTTTCGGCCTTCATCAACTTTACTAAAACATTTAATCACCAAATTTTCGTCGAATTCAATTCCGTTATCCAAAAGCGCTTGTTTATAGCCTAAGTAGCGGTTGTTGAAAATACCAATTTCTCGGTTGTTGGAAAGGTGAGCTATACGTTTCTTGCCTTGGTCTATTAAATGTTGTGTGGCATCATAAGCGCCTTTAAAGTCATCAATAATCACAGAACTTACTCCTTTTATATCCTTTTTTCTATCAAAAAATATCAGTGGAACGTTCTTTTTAAGTATATTATTAAAAATATCATTTTCAGCAGAATTAAGATCTTTTTTGTTTTCTGGCTTATCAGGATCGTTTGCGTTAGAAATGGACATAAGGACACCATCAACTTGAGCATTTAACAGGGAGTTAACATTTGTTAATTCCAGACTTTTCTGATCGTGGGTTTGGCAAATTATAACATGATATCCTTCAGGATGCAACTCTTCCTCAATACCACGGATAACCGAGGCAAAGAAATTAGAGTCGATACGCGGAACAATTACGCCCACATTAAAACTTTTACCGCTTTTTAAAGCTAGAGCTAATTTATTTTGCTCGTAGTTCATTTTGGCCGCTGTTTTTAACACCAGTGCTCTTGTGGCTTCACTTATTTTAGGGTTGTTGTTTAATGCTCTGGAAACGGTTGCTGCAGTAATATTTAGTTTTTTTGCTATGTCGTAAATGGTGGTTTTTTTGCTCATAAGAAGTCAAATCGTTTTGCAAAAATAGGCTTTTTTAAAAAAGGTTTGCATGGCGAATAAAACTTAACTGTTACATTTCTGGTAATCGATTACATGAATATAGCGCTTTAATTAGGATTTTGCAGTATGTATATCGGTAACTCATTGGAGGTTATATTGGTAACATTAAAATATGATGTGTCTTTTAAGGGCTTCAATGTCTTACAGATATAGTGCTGAAGAATCGAAAAAATTGCACTTACATTTACCCATGGTGAGTACTCCTATTATAAAGATGGGGTAAAGCAAGATAGTACCCATTTATCAAAATTGAGAGCCACGAAGTAGCCAAATTAACTTAGACAGAACTAAAAGGGCAGGTGCCCAGATTGGAAAATAATATTCAATAAAAGGTTCTTACCGAATTAATTTTAAAAGCGAGCATTGTAGATGGCTTACTTATGCAGCTTATTATATGTTTCAATGATGTACGTCAATGAGTTCGGTCTTATGTCAGAAAAGCGAATGGTTATAAATGATACAAGACTCAACTTGATATAAGTTTAACCTAAATAAATCAAACAGAACAAATAGCCGTCATGAAAGTTTTAAAACGTTCTTTTTTTAGTATTTTGCTCCTCGCATTTATAGGTCTAATTACCTATTGTAAAACATTAAAAAAAGAAAATCAGAGCGAAACTATGGACGTTCCAGCAGAAAAGACATCAGCAATTACCAAATCCGAATACGGAAAAATGCCAGATGGCACCATCGTAGAACAATATGTGCTAAAAAATGCCAATGGCGTTGAAATGGAAGTGATTACCTATGGCGGAAGAATAACCTCCTTAAAAGTGCCTAATAAAGATGGCGAATCCGAAAACGTGGTCTTGGGCTTTAATAATTTAGATGGTTATTTAGGAGATAATCCGTATTTCGGTGCGCTTATCGGCCGTTTTGGAAACCGTATCGCAAAAGGTAAATTCTCATTAAATGGAGAAGTATACAGTTTGGCAACGAATAATGGACCGAATCATTTACATGGAGGATTAAAGGGATTCGACCGTGTAGTTTGGTCGGCTGAACCTATTGAAGGAGGTGAAAGACCAGCGTTAAAATTAACTTATTTAAGTGCAGATGTGGAGGAAGGCTACCCCGGAAACCTGAACGTTACCGTAGTTTACACCTTAACCAACGATAATACTTTGGAAGTGGATTACAGTGCAACAACCGATAAAGCTACGGTAATCAACTTAACGCAGCATGCTTATTTCAACCTTACTGGAGATTTCAGTAAAGATATTTTAAACCATGAGGTAGCTATTAATGCCGGTGCGTTTTTGCCGGTTGATGGCACTTTGATTCCTACTGGAGAAATTAGAAAAGTAGCGGGTACGCCGTTCGATTTTAATTCAGCAAAAACCGTTGGAAAAGAAATAAATGCCGAAAACGAGCAATTGGAACTTGGCAATGGGTACGACCATTGTTGGGTTTTAAATGGAGAAAAAGGAAATTTGCGTTTGTCGGCGTCAGCTTTCGATAAAGAAAGTGGCCGTTTTATGGAGGTTTTTTCAACCGAACCGGGTATGCAGTTTTACACGGGGAATTTCTTGGACGGAACTTTGTCCACTCCAAGCGGAGGAGTATATGCCAAGCGTTCAGGGTTTTGTTTTGAAACCCAACATTTCCCAGATTCGCCAAACCAAAAAGACTTTCCTTCAGTGGTTTTAAAACCTGGAGAAACCTATACATCAAAAACTTCATTCAAATTTTCTGTGAAAAAAGAAGAATAAATGTATCTTGTGAGCCGATTTTAAAAAATTACTAACTAAACTGAATTAAATTATGGGATTGATATCTTTTACAGCCTTTACACTTTTGGTTGCCGTAATAGCATGGTGGTCCACAAAAAAGACAGATGAAACATCTTCCGATGGCTATTTTTTAGGAGGAAGAAGCTTAACAGGTCCCGTTATCGCAGGTTCTTTGTTGCTTACCAACCTATCAACCGAACAAATTGTAGGGATGAACGGTGTATCGTTTAGGGACGGAATACCTATTATGGCCTACGAGGTTTTGGCCGCAATAGCTATGGTGTTTACTGCCTTTGTACTGTTGCCAAAATACCTAAAGAGTGGTATTGCTACCGTTCCTCAGTTTTTGGAAGACAGATACGGCAAATCAACCAAAACCATAGTATCGCTATTGTTCTTATTGGGGTATGCCATCTCCATGTTACCGACTGTTTTGTACTCTGGAGCATTGGCCATTAATACCATGTTCGATATTCCAGAAATGTTGGGCACAGGGCCAAAAGCAACACTTTGGATAACCGTTTGGTCCATTGGAATTATTGGTAGTATCTATGCGATTTTTGGAGGATTGAAGGCCGTTGCCGTTTCCGATTCCATTAATGCTGTAGGTTTGATTGTGGGAGGTTCACTGATTCCAATTTTCGGTTTGATGAAAATAGGAGACGGAAACGTGTTTAAAGGTCTAAAAGCCTTGACAACTGCATTGCCCGAAAAGTTCGACATTATTGGAGGGCCAGATTCCGATGTGCCGTTTCTAACGTTGTTTACTGGAATGATGATCGTTAACTTTTATTATTGGGGAACCAACCAAGCGATTATCCAAAGAGCACTTGGAGCCAAAAATTTAAAGGAAGGCCAAAAAGGATTACTTTTAGCCGCTTTCATTAAAATTTTGGGACCATTTATTGTTGTGCTTCCTGGTATCATTGCATTTTATCTTTTTAATGGCGATTTGGCAAATGCCGATGAAGCCTATCCCATGGTGGTTAAAGCCGTATTGCCAATGGCATTTATTGGCTTTTTTGCTGCTGTATTGTTCGGTGCTATTTTGAGTTCTTTCAACAGTGCCCTGAACAGTTCGGTAACATTATTCGGTCTGGATTTTTACAAAGAATACATCAATAAAGATGCTACTGAAAAGCAAGTGGTAAAAGCCGGTAAAACATTTGGTATTGTTTTGGCGTTGTTCTCTATGGCCATTGCACCACTCTTATATGGCGTACAAGGCGGTGTGTTTACGTATTTACAGGAACTTAACGGTACGCACAGTGTTCCTATTTTAGCGATTGTGGTTGTGGGGATATTTACAAAACGCGTATCTAGTAAGGCAGCCAATATTGCGATTTTATTCAGTGCCATTGTTTACTTGTTGCTGTTGTACGTAGTACGTCCAAT from Tamlana crocina includes:
- a CDS encoding tagaturonate reductase, translating into MKKLNRANVGLEEKRPIKIVQFGEGNFLRAFIGYAFHELNNKADFNAGIAVVQPIGKGLVKMLNDQDGLYTLFMKGVKKGEEIQEVELIDNIVKGVDPYANFNDYLSLAKEESLEFVISNTTEAGIAYVASDTLDMQPPSSFPAKLTLFLHERFKHFNGDPNKGLTIIPCELINYNSETLKEILLKHVIDYNLSNGFKAWLLNHNSFHSTLVDRIVPGYPKDEIESYNAQLDYQDSLIVAAEAFLLWVIEGGDDLKAKLPFHKTDLDVKIVDDMQPYRTRKVRILNGAHTAMVPFSLLYGNKTVKQSVDNEFTGKFINEAVFNEIIDTLEMDREELNSFADEIFDRFRNPFIIHNLSSIALNSISKFKVRVLPSLLGYIDVHGKLPTNLTFAFACLIRFYKGTWKGGSLPVQDGDDIVANFAKIWESNDYEKVAKEALSIEEYWGGDLTKVEKLTSAVALALKEIEANGVEEGFANYSKTY
- a CDS encoding altronate dehydratase family protein, producing MQKKLIKVNSSDNVAVALVNLKAGEVIPFEGEDIKILSDVKSKHKIALEKFESGARIIMYGVLVGSANGVIEKGDVLTTENVKHQIEKVFEKTESFSWTPPNVDKWKDRTFMGYHREDGQVGTENVWLFFPLVFCENKNIEKLKEIFERELLKKKVNPHQMLLRSLVSGGDDVEVVEEPKDVFENLDVKFITHPGGCGGIRQDSEVLAKLLAGYVNNPNVAGATVLSLGCQNLQISIFKDALDAINPNLNKPVLIYEQQQMGTVDEMLSIIVKDSFLAMKEANNIQRKPAPLSKLKVGLECGGSDGFSGISANPTLGAVSDLLVALKGTAVLAEFPELCGVEQELVNRCVDEKDGEKFLELMKSYEKSVVAAGSGFDMNPSPGNIKDGLITDAMKSAGAAKKGGTSPVVSVLDYAEYIHKPGLNLLCTPGNDVESTTGLVGSGANVVLFTTGLGTPTGNPIAPIIKVSSNTELKEKMFDIIDIETGAVIRGEKTIDEMAEEMLDFIIEVASGRIKTKAKLLSQDDFIPWKRGVSL
- a CDS encoding LacI family DNA-binding transcriptional regulator — its product is MSKKTTIYDIAKKLNITAATVSRALNNNPKISEATRALVLKTAAKMNYEQNKLALALKSGKSFNVGVIVPRIDSNFFASVIRGIEEELHPEGYHVIICQTHDQKSLELTNVNSLLNAQVDGVLMSISNANDPDKPENKKDLNSAENDIFNNILKKNVPLIFFDRKKDIKGVSSVIIDDFKGAYDATQHLIDQGKKRIAHLSNNREIGIFNNRYLGYKQALLDNGIEFDENLVIKCFSKVDEGRKVAKKLLEMKEPPDAIFSVSDFSALGAIQEILEQGYKIPEDISVVGFSNEPFTKFMELSISSVDQSPTEMGRIVAKVFLEEVNNDSKIKSEKHVVLSPELMIRKSSLSPAVTA
- a CDS encoding aldose epimerase family protein is translated as MKVLKRSFFSILLLAFIGLITYCKTLKKENQSETMDVPAEKTSAITKSEYGKMPDGTIVEQYVLKNANGVEMEVITYGGRITSLKVPNKDGESENVVLGFNNLDGYLGDNPYFGALIGRFGNRIAKGKFSLNGEVYSLATNNGPNHLHGGLKGFDRVVWSAEPIEGGERPALKLTYLSADVEEGYPGNLNVTVVYTLTNDNTLEVDYSATTDKATVINLTQHAYFNLTGDFSKDILNHEVAINAGAFLPVDGTLIPTGEIRKVAGTPFDFNSAKTVGKEINAENEQLELGNGYDHCWVLNGEKGNLRLSASAFDKESGRFMEVFSTEPGMQFYTGNFLDGTLSTPSGGVYAKRSGFCFETQHFPDSPNQKDFPSVVLKPGETYTSKTSFKFSVKKEE
- a CDS encoding solute:sodium symporter family transporter, which gives rise to MGLISFTAFTLLVAVIAWWSTKKTDETSSDGYFLGGRSLTGPVIAGSLLLTNLSTEQIVGMNGVSFRDGIPIMAYEVLAAIAMVFTAFVLLPKYLKSGIATVPQFLEDRYGKSTKTIVSLLFLLGYAISMLPTVLYSGALAINTMFDIPEMLGTGPKATLWITVWSIGIIGSIYAIFGGLKAVAVSDSINAVGLIVGGSLIPIFGLMKIGDGNVFKGLKALTTALPEKFDIIGGPDSDVPFLTLFTGMMIVNFYYWGTNQAIIQRALGAKNLKEGQKGLLLAAFIKILGPFIVVLPGIIAFYLFNGDLANADEAYPMVVKAVLPMAFIGFFAAVLFGAILSSFNSALNSSVTLFGLDFYKEYINKDATEKQVVKAGKTFGIVLALFSMAIAPLLYGVQGGVFTYLQELNGTHSVPILAIVVVGIFTKRVSSKAANIAILFSAIVYLLLLYVVRPMCIESGAYFPHFLHLMGALFVLVVIIMFVVSKFYPRETDYLQEYSKQVDITPWKFLKPVGYAVVAAVIGLYIYLS